The following are encoded in a window of Shewanella psychrotolerans genomic DNA:
- a CDS encoding beta-ketoacyl synthase N-terminal-like domain-containing protein: MPSNEAPSQPCKIAIVGLATLYPDAKTPDQFWQNLLDKRDSRTTLSDAKLGANSSDYQGVQGQSDRFYCDNGGYIEDFIFDANGYRIGAERLMGLDDSFKWALDTSRNALLDAGVAMDSPLLERTGIIMGALSFPTAKSNELFLPLYHNAVEKALQTKLDSQNFRLHPFNAQTPHTPSIDCANGAIAHNASKVVADALGLGRVQLSLDAACASSVYSLKLACDYLATGKADLMLAGAVSGADPFFINMGFSIFHAYPDHGFSAPFDKNSKGLFAGEGAGVLALKRLDDAERDGDKIYAVVSGIGLSNDGKGQFVLSPNSKGQVKAFERAYRSSDIAPENIEVIECHATGTPLGDKVELASMEQFFAPRLNGSAAPIIGSAKSNLGHLLTAAGMPGIMKMIFAMRQGVLPPSINISEAIGSPNGLFGAHTLPNKVTPWPVKTGNHERLAGVSVFGFGGCNAHLLLESYTAKQPRAGSAPLQACSNGSTPAFAISGIASHIGPLSTINQLDATLQQGQHAFIDLPSKRWKGLDKHPELLAKFGIHAIPQGAYVDSFELDFLRFKLPPNEDDRLICQQLMLMKVTDEAIRDAKLKPGQKVAVLVAMETELELHQFRGRVNLHTQLKQSLNAMGVTLTDSEYQSLETIAMDSVLDAAKLNQYTSFIGNIMASRIASLWDFNGPAFTISAGEQSVSRALDVAENMMVQEQLDAVVIAAVDLSGSIEQVMLKNAVSPMAAPPSDTGWKLAEGAGALVLEPLSHASQSYATIESINFGATSAVSRVADELLTLTGTHGAQISLVEQNIAPGSTLTCDQLQQALPLTQARFEQGQQRLGHSFAAAGMTSLIYGLLRLNQQHNQQDEQDTSQHAVIANVSENQCALTHLSQNAAQRTALSQRLAHTLGTHAERSLVKEVYLGGRDIVGHIINTPIPDLDTIKAKVAQGHLAPTTSRAPQLISYPQPVATSAADAQTPTQAHIAKAIGTQNIMTSKTPRAFDASQLELSQGELAAFQHNQQLAQQAHLAFLKSRETGLKVADQLLKQQLAQASGAPQSTKIQHQVQHVAPQAVLMPQHDKVEPYQAPVPAHKPCIWDYHDLVEYAEGDIAKVFGPEYAPIDNYSRRVRLPTTDYLLVSRVTKLDANINEYKPSSMTTEYDIPEDAPYLVDGQIPWAVAVESGQCDLMLISYLGIDFENKGERVYRLLDCTLTFLGDLPRGGDTLRYDIKINHYARNGDTLLFFFSYECFVGDTMILKMDGGCAGFFTDAELADGKGVIRTEDEIKARNSATKLRFNPLLDCPQTQFDYGAIHKLLSADIEGCFGPSHAGPAQPSLCFASEKFLMIEHVSKVDRTGGTWGLGLIEGHKQLEPNHWYFPCHFKDDQVMAGSLMAEGCGQLLQFYMLHVGMHTQTKNGRFQPLENASQKVRCRGQVTPQSAQLTYRMEVTEIGFSPRPYAKANIDILLNGKVVVDFQNLGVMIKEEDECTRYSAPLTLSNTVPAESASAKRSYQGASVNAPLMAQIPDLGAAPNKGVIPLAHVEAPITPDYPNRVPDTVPFTPYHLFEFATGNIENCFGPEFSIYRGMIPPRTPCGDLQLTTRVVEVNGKRGEFKKPSSCIAEYEVPTDAWYFDKNSHHAVMPYSVLMEISLQPNGFISGYMGTTLGFPGLELFFRNLDGSGELLRDVDLRGKTIVNDSRLLSTVMAGTNIIQSFSFELSTDGEPFYRGTAVFGYFKGDALKDQLGLDNGKVTQPWHVAKGISADTKVNLLDKAGRHFNAPADQPHYRLAGGQLNFIDSVEIVDNGGTEGLGYLYAERTIDPSDWFFQFHFHQDPVMPGSLGVEAIIETMQTYAISKDLGAGFKNPKFGQILSNIKWKYRGQINPLNKQMSMDVSITSIKDEGGKKVITGNASLSKDGLRIYEVTDIAICIEEAL; the protein is encoded by the coding sequence ATGCCTTCAAATGAAGCGCCTTCTCAACCATGTAAAATAGCGATAGTCGGGTTAGCCACCCTGTATCCCGACGCCAAAACGCCGGATCAATTTTGGCAAAACTTACTCGACAAGCGCGACTCTCGTACCACATTGAGTGATGCAAAACTCGGTGCTAATAGCAGCGACTATCAAGGTGTACAGGGCCAATCAGATCGCTTCTACTGCGACAACGGTGGCTATATTGAAGACTTTATCTTCGATGCGAACGGCTATCGTATCGGGGCTGAGCGGCTCATGGGACTCGATGACAGTTTCAAATGGGCACTCGATACCAGCCGTAACGCGCTACTCGATGCAGGCGTAGCGATGGACTCGCCGCTACTAGAGCGCACAGGCATCATCATGGGCGCACTGTCATTCCCAACCGCAAAATCGAATGAGCTGTTTCTGCCGCTTTATCACAATGCGGTAGAGAAAGCCTTGCAGACCAAGTTAGATAGCCAAAATTTTCGCCTGCATCCCTTTAATGCGCAAACCCCACACACACCATCAATCGACTGTGCTAACGGGGCGATAGCCCATAACGCTTCTAAGGTGGTCGCCGATGCACTGGGCCTAGGTCGCGTGCAGCTCAGCCTAGATGCCGCCTGTGCCAGCTCAGTCTATTCCCTTAAGTTAGCCTGTGATTACCTTGCAACGGGTAAGGCCGATCTCATGTTAGCGGGCGCCGTTTCAGGCGCGGACCCTTTCTTTATCAATATGGGGTTCTCGATTTTTCACGCCTACCCAGATCATGGATTCTCAGCCCCCTTTGATAAAAACAGCAAAGGCTTGTTTGCTGGTGAAGGAGCTGGGGTTCTGGCACTTAAACGACTCGACGATGCAGAGCGCGACGGCGATAAGATCTACGCAGTGGTCAGCGGGATCGGTCTGTCTAACGATGGCAAAGGGCAGTTTGTATTAAGCCCAAATAGCAAAGGCCAAGTAAAGGCCTTCGAACGCGCCTATCGCAGCAGCGACATAGCGCCAGAAAACATCGAAGTGATCGAATGTCACGCCACTGGCACGCCACTAGGTGACAAGGTTGAACTTGCCTCGATGGAGCAGTTTTTTGCACCACGTCTCAATGGCTCAGCCGCACCGATTATTGGCTCGGCCAAATCCAACTTAGGCCACCTACTTACTGCCGCAGGTATGCCTGGGATCATGAAGATGATCTTCGCCATGCGCCAAGGTGTATTGCCGCCCAGTATTAATATTAGCGAGGCCATTGGCTCGCCAAATGGCCTATTTGGTGCTCATACTTTGCCAAATAAAGTCACACCTTGGCCAGTAAAAACGGGCAACCATGAACGGCTTGCAGGTGTGTCGGTATTTGGCTTTGGTGGCTGTAATGCTCACCTATTACTAGAGTCTTACACCGCTAAACAGCCAAGAGCTGGAAGCGCACCTTTACAGGCGTGTAGCAACGGCTCAACTCCCGCATTTGCCATTAGCGGTATCGCCAGCCACATTGGGCCGCTTAGCACCATTAATCAACTCGATGCGACCTTACAACAAGGTCAACATGCGTTTATCGACCTCCCCAGCAAACGCTGGAAAGGGCTCGACAAGCACCCTGAACTATTAGCTAAATTTGGCATCCATGCCATTCCACAAGGGGCTTATGTTGACAGTTTTGAGCTGGACTTTTTACGCTTTAAACTGCCGCCCAATGAAGATGATCGCTTGATCTGTCAGCAACTCATGTTGATGAAGGTGACCGACGAAGCCATTCGCGATGCCAAGCTAAAGCCGGGCCAAAAAGTGGCCGTGCTGGTCGCTATGGAGACAGAGCTTGAACTGCATCAGTTCCGCGGCCGCGTCAACCTGCATACTCAATTGAAACAAAGCCTCAATGCCATGGGTGTGACACTTACAGACAGTGAGTATCAATCCCTTGAAACGATCGCGATGGACAGTGTCCTCGATGCAGCCAAGCTTAACCAGTACACCAGCTTTATCGGCAACATCATGGCGTCGCGCATCGCCTCACTCTGGGACTTTAATGGCCCAGCTTTCACCATCTCAGCGGGTGAGCAGTCGGTGAGCCGTGCCCTCGATGTGGCCGAAAATATGATGGTGCAAGAACAGCTCGATGCCGTAGTGATTGCCGCGGTCGACTTGTCCGGCAGCATTGAGCAGGTGATGCTTAAAAATGCCGTAAGCCCTATGGCAGCACCACCAAGTGATACAGGCTGGAAACTGGCTGAAGGTGCGGGCGCGCTAGTGCTTGAACCGCTTAGCCATGCAAGTCAGAGTTACGCCACCATTGAAAGCATAAACTTTGGTGCCACCAGCGCGGTTAGCCGCGTCGCCGATGAGTTACTGACACTTACAGGCACCCATGGCGCACAAATCAGTCTAGTTGAGCAGAATATTGCCCCAGGCAGCACGTTGACATGCGACCAATTACAGCAGGCCCTCCCCTTAACCCAAGCGCGTTTTGAGCAGGGTCAACAACGGCTTGGACACAGCTTTGCCGCCGCAGGTATGACGAGTCTAATCTATGGCCTGCTGCGCCTCAATCAACAACACAATCAACAAGATGAGCAAGATACAAGCCAGCATGCTGTAATTGCGAACGTGAGCGAAAATCAGTGTGCCCTCACCCACCTAAGTCAAAATGCTGCCCAGCGCACAGCACTGAGTCAGCGACTGGCTCATACCTTAGGCACCCATGCCGAGCGCAGCTTAGTCAAAGAGGTCTATTTAGGTGGACGAGATATCGTGGGTCATATCATTAACACCCCGATACCAGACCTAGACACTATCAAAGCAAAAGTTGCCCAAGGTCATTTAGCGCCAACCACTTCACGTGCGCCGCAACTGATCAGCTACCCACAGCCCGTTGCGACGTCGGCGGCAGATGCCCAAACGCCAACACAGGCCCACATTGCTAAAGCAATAGGTACCCAGAATATAATGACAAGCAAAACACCCCGCGCATTCGATGCGAGCCAATTAGAACTGTCACAAGGCGAATTAGCCGCGTTTCAGCATAACCAACAGCTCGCGCAGCAGGCGCACCTGGCTTTTCTCAAAAGCCGTGAAACAGGCCTTAAAGTGGCTGACCAACTACTCAAGCAGCAGCTTGCGCAAGCCTCGGGCGCGCCACAGTCGACTAAAATTCAACATCAAGTTCAGCATGTGGCCCCCCAAGCAGTGCTGATGCCACAGCATGACAAGGTAGAACCCTACCAAGCCCCAGTACCAGCACACAAACCATGCATCTGGGATTACCATGATCTTGTTGAATATGCTGAAGGCGATATCGCCAAAGTATTTGGCCCAGAATACGCCCCAATCGACAACTACTCTCGTCGTGTCCGCCTGCCGACCACCGACTACCTGTTAGTGTCGAGGGTGACTAAACTCGACGCCAACATAAATGAGTACAAGCCAAGTTCAATGACTACCGAATACGACATCCCAGAAGATGCGCCTTACTTGGTCGATGGCCAAATTCCATGGGCGGTGGCAGTTGAATCAGGTCAATGTGACTTAATGTTAATCAGCTACTTAGGCATTGATTTTGAGAACAAGGGAGAGCGAGTCTATCGTCTACTCGACTGCACCCTCACCTTCTTAGGCGATCTGCCACGGGGCGGTGACACATTAAGATATGATATTAAGATCAACCACTACGCCCGTAACGGCGATACTCTGTTGTTTTTCTTCTCTTATGAGTGTTTCGTTGGCGATACCATGATCCTCAAGATGGATGGTGGCTGTGCAGGCTTCTTCACCGATGCAGAGCTGGCCGATGGCAAAGGCGTCATCCGCACAGAAGATGAAATAAAGGCCCGTAACAGCGCAACTAAGCTACGCTTTAATCCGTTACTGGATTGCCCTCAAACTCAGTTCGATTACGGCGCGATCCACAAGCTATTATCGGCCGATATTGAAGGCTGTTTCGGTCCATCACATGCAGGTCCAGCTCAACCGTCACTGTGTTTTGCTTCAGAGAAGTTCCTGATGATCGAGCACGTCAGTAAAGTCGACAGAACAGGGGGGACATGGGGACTTGGGTTAATTGAAGGTCATAAGCAACTGGAACCAAATCACTGGTACTTCCCTTGTCACTTCAAGGACGACCAAGTAATGGCAGGCTCTTTGATGGCCGAAGGCTGTGGTCAGTTATTGCAGTTCTATATGCTGCACGTAGGCATGCACACCCAGACGAAAAATGGTCGTTTCCAACCACTTGAAAATGCCTCACAAAAGGTACGTTGTCGTGGTCAGGTTACTCCGCAATCGGCCCAGCTCACCTACCGTATGGAAGTGACCGAAATTGGCTTCAGCCCACGTCCTTATGCCAAAGCCAACATAGACATTCTGCTCAATGGCAAAGTGGTAGTGGATTTCCAAAACCTCGGGGTGATGATCAAAGAAGAAGATGAGTGCACCCGCTATAGCGCCCCATTAACGCTTAGCAACACAGTGCCTGCAGAGTCAGCAAGTGCTAAAAGGAGCTATCAAGGCGCATCAGTTAACGCACCGCTCATGGCGCAAATTCCTGATTTGGGCGCCGCGCCAAACAAAGGCGTGATCCCGCTGGCCCATGTAGAGGCCCCCATCACACCCGATTACCCCAATCGCGTGCCTGATACCGTACCATTTACGCCCTACCATCTATTTGAATTTGCCACAGGTAATATCGAAAACTGCTTTGGTCCTGAGTTTTCAATTTATCGCGGTATGATCCCGCCACGTACGCCCTGCGGCGATTTGCAGTTAACCACCCGCGTAGTGGAAGTTAATGGTAAACGGGGGGAATTTAAAAAGCCGTCAAGCTGTATTGCCGAATATGAAGTGCCAACCGATGCCTGGTATTTCGATAAAAATAGCCACCATGCTGTCATGCCGTATTCGGTGCTAATGGAGATCTCCTTGCAGCCTAATGGCTTCATCTCAGGTTACATGGGCACCACATTGGGCTTCCCAGGTCTTGAGCTATTTTTCCGCAACTTAGATGGTAGTGGCGAGCTGCTGCGCGATGTTGACCTGCGCGGCAAAACCATAGTTAACGACTCTCGCCTACTGTCGACGGTGATGGCTGGCACCAACATCATTCAAAGCTTTAGCTTTGAGTTGAGCACCGACGGCGAGCCCTTCTATCGCGGCACAGCGGTATTTGGCTACTTCAAAGGTGACGCGCTTAAAGATCAGCTGGGCTTAGACAATGGCAAAGTCACTCAGCCTTGGCATGTAGCCAAAGGCATTAGTGCCGACACAAAAGTGAACCTACTCGATAAAGCGGGCCGTCACTTTAATGCGCCAGCCGACCAGCCTCACTATCGCCTTGCTGGCGGTCAGCTTAACTTTATCGACAGTGTAGAAATTGTCGATAACGGTGGCACCGAAGGTTTAGGTTACCTCTACGCTGAGCGCACTATCGATCCTAGTGATTGGTTCTTCCAGTTCCACTTCCACCAAGATCCTGTGATGCCAGGTTCATTAGGCGTTGAAGCCATTATCGAAACCATGCAAACTTACGCCATCAGCAAGGATTTGGGCGCTGGGTTTAAAAACCCTAAGTTTGGCCAAATTTTGTCAAACATTAAGTGGAAATATCGCGGTCAGATCAACCCTCTCAATAAGCAGATGTCGATGGATGTCAGTATTACCTCGATTAAAGATGAAGGTGGTAAGAAGGTGATCACAGGTAACGCGAGCCTGAGTAAAGACGGTTTACGTATCTACGAAGTCACCGACATAGCCATCTGTATCGAAGAAGCCTTGTAA
- the pfaD gene encoding eicosapentaenoate synthase subunit PfaD → MNPTTTSDKLSPWPWQVNDADICFDTHAMAAKLKDFSRACYVINDSDKGVGIATQANLMTTNNTQGHPVSAFTPALGTESLGDSNFRRVHGVKYAYYAGAMANGISSEELVIALGKAGILCSFGAAGLIPSRVEAAINRIQAALPNGPYMFNLIHSPSEPALERGSVELFLKHKVRTVEASAFLGLTPQIVYYRAAGLSRDALGNIVIGNKVIAKVSRTEVAEKFMMPAPVKMLQKLVDEGLISVDQMEMAQQIPMADDITAEADSGGHTDNRPLVTLLPTILALKDEIQAKYQYPTPLRVGCGGGVGTPDAALATFNMGAAYIVTGSINQACVEAGASEHTRKLLATTEMADVTMAPAADMFEMGVKLQVVKRGTLFPMRANKLYEIYTRYDAIESIPADEREKLEKQVFRSSLDDIWAGTVAHFNERDPKQIERAEGNPKRKMALIFRWYLGLSSRWSNSGEVGREMDYQIWAGPALGAFNQWAKGSYLDDYQKRNAVDLAKHLMYGAAYLNRINSIIAQGVKLPGELLRWKPVERMA, encoded by the coding sequence ATGAATCCCACGACAACTAGCGACAAATTATCGCCATGGCCTTGGCAAGTAAATGATGCAGATATCTGTTTTGATACGCATGCTATGGCGGCAAAGCTGAAAGATTTCAGCCGCGCCTGCTATGTCATCAATGACAGCGATAAAGGGGTGGGCATCGCGACGCAAGCCAACCTGATGACCACCAATAACACTCAAGGTCATCCCGTTAGTGCCTTCACTCCAGCACTGGGTACCGAAAGCCTTGGCGACAGTAATTTCCGCCGCGTTCACGGTGTAAAATATGCTTACTATGCGGGTGCGATGGCCAACGGCATCTCCTCAGAAGAGCTGGTTATCGCCTTAGGTAAAGCGGGGATTCTGTGCTCATTTGGCGCAGCGGGGCTCATCCCAAGCCGCGTAGAAGCCGCCATTAACCGCATTCAAGCCGCGCTGCCCAATGGCCCCTACATGTTTAACCTTATTCATAGTCCAAGCGAACCCGCACTAGAGCGTGGCAGCGTCGAACTATTTCTTAAGCATAAGGTACGCACCGTTGAAGCATCGGCCTTCTTAGGCCTCACGCCGCAAATTGTTTACTACCGTGCAGCGGGTCTGAGTCGTGACGCCCTTGGCAACATCGTTATCGGCAACAAGGTGATCGCCAAAGTGAGCCGCACCGAAGTAGCTGAAAAGTTCATGATGCCTGCGCCCGTGAAGATGCTACAAAAACTCGTGGATGAGGGTTTGATCAGTGTCGATCAGATGGAGATGGCCCAGCAGATCCCCATGGCTGACGATATCACCGCCGAAGCCGATTCTGGCGGCCATACCGATAACCGTCCTTTGGTTACGCTATTGCCAACGATTTTAGCGCTAAAAGACGAGATCCAAGCCAAGTACCAATATCCAACGCCACTTCGCGTGGGTTGTGGCGGTGGTGTGGGCACCCCAGATGCGGCGCTCGCGACCTTTAATATGGGCGCGGCCTATATCGTTACTGGTTCAATCAACCAAGCCTGTGTCGAAGCCGGAGCCAGTGAGCATACCCGCAAACTGCTTGCCACCACAGAGATGGCAGATGTCACCATGGCACCAGCCGCCGACATGTTTGAGATGGGCGTAAAGCTTCAGGTGGTTAAGCGTGGCACCCTATTCCCAATGCGCGCTAACAAGCTGTATGAGATCTACACACGTTATGACGCCATTGAGTCAATTCCTGCCGATGAGCGTGAAAAGCTTGAAAAGCAAGTCTTCCGCTCAAGCCTCGATGATATCTGGGCAGGCACAGTCGCCCACTTTAACGAGCGCGATCCTAAGCAGATTGAGCGCGCCGAAGGTAACCCAAAACGCAAGATGGCACTGATTTTCCGCTGGTATTTGGGGCTATCGAGCCGCTGGTCAAACTCAGGTGAAGTCGGCCGTGAAATGGATTACCAGATCTGGGCAGGTCCAGCACTTGGCGCCTTTAACCAGTGGGCAAAGGGCAGCTATTTAGATGACTACCAAAAACGTAATGCGGTAGATTTGGCCAAGCACTTGATGTACGGCGCCGCTTACCTTAATCGCATCAATAGCATTATCGCCCAAGGCGTAAAACTGCCAGGTGAATTACTGCGCTGGAAACCCGTTGAACGCATGGCCTAA
- a CDS encoding PfaB family protein, translating into MTLNNGTLNKGSATQSDRKLDQDEATPLRVAVLVINMADTMPTELSNEPILVIELDRFTTNLEMALDLVAAGEVVSIQAPHSSLVLMPALVAAQRKLHPHAYLAGVQYAKTAEAASSLALKQAKRDLSAVNCQRSIVIGNEQVSHLEVDRNQLAFDGLCQLITDIAQRTITRDDNSRHYWFTARYQARVATLNLQFNPEDNAIPHASIVLTQGTGRLKARSLLKAQRLFFLISGTSEAELNQGLWALAAKLDSIKMMTDDSKISLSLLALMQQNLHEFEISTSPRFALTLQASSIESLMQEIASMSDALSQVFKEKGQYKTPAGSFFTAAPLGQQHLAFVYPGVGTVYHDMLSELHHYFPALYARLEQQGDLKAMLQADAIYHSDKQITEQMALGDMAIAGVGASYLLSKLLMDEFDVKPQYALGYSMGEASMWASLDVWQQPHLLIDKTKSDPLFTSVISGDLSAVRSAWGLTDSDVIHWNSFLVRCTPESIRPMLKQYPRVYLAITQGDTCVIAGCEHSCQELLKALGKRGIAANRVTAMHTMPALSQHDNVVAFYEQNIVPEAVSHPVTFISASDTGKGIDRGVGDEQGQLNPKLIATSIADTFCNSLDFTALIQSATRQGARLFVEIGADRQNCTLIDKILKSSDSEKLIDNLLSPSANHTSQYCTVPLNAKGSSDIATLLKAIGQLISHRVPVSLTVLQLGLKRQLALQEQLTTTDAANTLLKGEA; encoded by the coding sequence GTGACACTCAATAATGGGACGCTCAATAAAGGAAGCGCAACGCAAAGCGATCGCAAGCTAGACCAAGATGAGGCGACGCCACTGCGCGTCGCCGTGCTCGTGATTAATATGGCAGACACAATGCCTACCGAACTAAGCAATGAACCTATCTTGGTGATTGAGCTTGACCGATTCACAACAAATCTTGAGATGGCGCTAGACCTTGTGGCCGCTGGTGAAGTGGTCAGCATTCAGGCACCGCACAGTAGTTTGGTACTGATGCCCGCACTTGTGGCCGCGCAGCGAAAGCTGCATCCACACGCGTACCTCGCTGGGGTGCAATATGCCAAAACAGCTGAAGCGGCATCGAGCCTCGCACTAAAACAGGCTAAGCGTGATCTAAGCGCGGTAAACTGTCAGCGCAGTATTGTCATTGGTAATGAACAAGTGAGTCATCTAGAGGTCGATCGCAATCAACTTGCATTTGACGGGCTTTGCCAACTGATCACCGATATCGCGCAGCGCACCATTACTCGAGACGATAACTCACGCCACTATTGGTTTACAGCGCGTTATCAGGCACGTGTAGCTACTCTAAATCTGCAATTTAACCCAGAAGATAATGCAATCCCTCATGCAAGCATTGTACTAACCCAAGGTACGGGTCGATTAAAAGCAAGATCCTTACTCAAGGCTCAGCGGCTATTCTTCTTAATCTCTGGCACCAGCGAAGCCGAGCTAAATCAAGGCTTATGGGCGTTAGCCGCTAAGCTAGATAGTATTAAAATGATGACTGATGATTCAAAAATCAGCTTATCTTTACTGGCGTTAATGCAGCAAAATTTACATGAGTTTGAAATCAGTACCAGTCCACGTTTTGCGCTCACGTTGCAAGCCTCTAGTATCGAGTCTCTCATGCAAGAGATTGCCAGTATGAGTGATGCGCTAAGCCAAGTGTTTAAAGAGAAAGGGCAATACAAAACCCCAGCCGGAAGCTTTTTTACGGCCGCGCCACTTGGACAACAACATCTCGCCTTTGTTTATCCTGGTGTCGGCACTGTCTATCACGACATGCTCAGCGAACTGCATCACTATTTCCCTGCGCTCTATGCTCGCTTAGAGCAGCAAGGCGACCTCAAAGCCATGTTACAAGCAGATGCGATCTATCATAGCGATAAACAGATCACAGAGCAGATGGCGCTGGGCGATATGGCGATTGCAGGCGTAGGTGCGAGTTATCTGCTGAGCAAACTATTAATGGATGAGTTTGATGTTAAGCCACAATACGCACTAGGTTATTCCATGGGCGAAGCCTCTATGTGGGCTAGTCTTGATGTATGGCAGCAGCCTCATCTCTTGATCGACAAAACCAAAAGCGATCCGCTATTTACGTCCGTCATCTCAGGCGACCTCAGTGCAGTGCGCAGCGCTTGGGGACTGACCGATAGCGATGTGATTCATTGGAACAGCTTTCTGGTGCGCTGCACTCCCGAGTCGATTCGTCCAATGCTTAAGCAATATCCACGTGTTTACCTAGCCATCACTCAAGGCGACACCTGCGTGATTGCAGGCTGTGAGCATAGCTGCCAGGAGCTACTAAAAGCTTTGGGGAAACGCGGGATTGCGGCCAATCGCGTAACGGCAATGCACACGATGCCGGCACTCAGCCAGCATGACAATGTGGTCGCTTTTTATGAGCAAAATATTGTTCCAGAAGCGGTGAGTCACCCAGTCACATTTATCAGCGCCTCCGATACAGGCAAAGGTATCGATAGGGGCGTTGGCGATGAGCAGGGGCAATTGAATCCAAAGCTGATAGCAACCTCGATTGCCGATACCTTCTGCAATAGCTTAGATTTTACCGCCCTGATCCAGAGTGCAACGCGCCAAGGCGCACGGCTATTTGTCGAAATAGGTGCCGATCGCCAAAACTGCACCCTCATCGACAAAATACTAAAAAGCAGTGACAGTGAAAAACTCATCGATAATCTGTTATCACCGTCGGCAAACCATACATCTCAGTACTGCACCGTACCGCTAAACGCCAAAGGGAGCAGCGATATCGCGACTCTGCTTAAGGCAATCGGACAGTTGATCAGTCATCGAGTCCCCGTCAGCCTGACCGTGCTGCAGCTGGGACTAAAGCGTCAATTAGCACTGCAAGAGCAGCTAACGACAACTGATGCGGCAAATACCTTATTAAAAGGGGAAGCATAA